GAGAAACGCGCGATTGACGGGGTATCTCTGACGCTTGAGGAAGGAGACTTCCTCACGGTGATTGGGAGTAATGGGGCAGGGAAGTCTACCCTTTTAAACTTGATTGCAGGTGTCTTGTTCCCTGATCAGGGGCTTATGGCAGTAGATGATTTAAATATGACCTACCTCCCTGAACATAAGCGATCGAAGTGGATTGGCCGAGTGTTCCAGGATCCCATGGCTGGTACAGCCCCTCACATGACGATAGAAGAGAACCTGACCTTAGCCCTTGGACGGACAAAGAAGCGGGGGCTTGGACGTGGGGTAAGCGCAGCCAGGAAGAAAGAGTTCAAAAAGCTTCTTCAAGATATGAACGTGAATCTCCATGACCGTCTCAACACACAGGTCGGACTGTTATCAGGAGGAGAACGTCAAGCTCTTTCACTATTAATGGCGACTTTTACGGAGCCGCGTATTCTCTTGCTTGACGAACACACAGCCGCGCTCGACCCAGCCCGAGCTGAACACATTACATCGATAACAAGAGACGTGGTGGATAAGCACCAACTGACGACGTTAATGGTCACGCATGACATGGAACAAGCACTCTCCCTTGGAAACCGCTTGATTATGATGGATGAAGGCAAAATCATCTTTCATGCAGACGCGGAAGAAAAGAAACAGCTAACAGTGGCAGACTTATTAGAAGCCTTCCAAAAAGCTCGCGGCAAATCATTAGCCGATGATAAGACGTTGTTGCAGAAATAAAAAAGAAGAGCATTTTCCTTTTCGGAAAATGCTCTTCTTTTTTCGTTAGTTCACTAGATCCATCACAGTGTTATACACTTGGTCTTTATTAAAAGCCTCTCCCATTGGAAACTTTCCTACAAGATAATTATCCTTGTCGAGAAGGTAAGCGTAAGAAGTGTGGACAAGGTAGTCTGTGCCATTATCTTTAAAGAGAAAACGGAACGGTTCAGCTAGTTTCTTTGTGTCCTCAACAGATCCTCGTAAAAAGATCCAGGACGGGTCTTCGGAAGCCCCGAAACTCTTCATATACTCTTGTAGACGTTCGTTTGTATCATTCTCCGGATCGATGGTGACGGTTACAAATTCAACTTGATCTCCGTATACACCTTTGTCTTTAAACTGTTCTTTCAAATGCATCATGCGTTGAGTCGTAAGAGGACATACATCCGGGCACTTCGTATACATAAATTCAACAATCCGAACCTTTTCATCCATAGAAGCTAAATCATATTCCTCTCCTTGTGCGGTATTCATCGCTACACCTGTCGGAAGTTGAACGCCCGCATCACGCCAGAATTGCAAATAAGATATTCCAAGACCAATTCCAATGACTAATAAAGAAATAAAGACAATGTACCATTTCTTTTGCATATCCATTCCCCCTGTAACCGTTGTGCTTACTTCTATATTACTAGAGTGACCACAGTGGTAATAGGGCGATCAGTGAACAACTCGTTACAATATTATGGCAACAAATTGAATTTTTTGGACGGATGTTTGTACAATAGTAAGAGAAGAGGAGAGGATGTCTTGAAGAAATTAATCGGAGCTTATGGTATCTTTTTAGTCCTGTTATGGGTGTACTTTGGATGGTTCTATGAAGTGGATACATATGTTGATTCGAGATACGCAGCGTACCGCCATGCATACTCATTCACTGTTCTAACGTTCCCATGGATTGTATTACTCGCCTTTATCTTGTCTGGTTGGCATAAAGGAATGCTGAGTCGAATAGAGAACCGGCTTAAGAGGAGGTGGATCCAGTCGTTTAGTTTTGGGTTGATCTTAATGGCAGTGATCCAGCTTCTTTCACTCCCCCTTGATGCACTCGGGTTCGCGATGTCTAAGAATGCTGATATAAGCAATCAGCCTGTGTTGGATTGGATAGTGGAGTGGAGTATTCAAAGTGGGTTCTTTATAGTTATGGTAGCAGTTTTGATCACGGTATTTCGCAGTTTGATCCGCAAGTTTCCGAATAGATGGTGGCTCGTCTTATGGTTGATCTCGCTCCCCATTGCTTTCTTCATTATTTATGTCCAGCCGATCTGGATCGATCCTTTATTTGAGGATTTCACTTCCCTTGAAAGTGGTGGGTTGAAAGATTCCATTGTAGAATTAGCAGGTGAGGCAGGGATCGATGAGAACCACATTTACCAAGTCAATATGAGTGAAAAAACATCAACCTATAATGCGTATGTAACCGGAATAGGCGCGCAAAAGCGAATTGTATTATGGGATACGATGCTCACTGGAATGAGCCAGAATGAAGTGTTGTTTATATTAGCTCATGAGATTGCCCATTATGTGAAACATCATGTTTATATAGGAGTAGCGGGCTATGTCTTACTTAGTTTTGTCCTTTTATGGAGCCTTTCTGCCCTTTATTCCGTTCTGTACCGAAATGCACATGACCGCCTTCAGTTGCGTGACCGTTCTGACCTAAGAGCTGTCCCTGTATTATTGCTTCTAGTAACGTTACTCATGTTTGTAACACAGCCAATCAACTTATATGTGTCTAGATACATGGAACGTTCGGCTGATCGTTATGCAATCGATCACACGGAGAATCTGCAGCCAGCCCTCGAGAGTTACCAGGCTTTAGCAAGGGAGTCTAAGAGTGATTTATCTCCATCGAATTGGATTGTGTGGCTGAGATACACCCATCCTCCCCTCGGTGAAAGGATTGAACGGATTCGAACGGAAATGATGGAGCGTGAGCAGGGCGATTGATTCCCGCAGGAAAATATACTAATATAACTTGTAAATGATTGCTCGTTGTGAGAAAATTTTACACGTAATTTGGAAAAATGCGAAACGTCAGCGGGTAGAATTTTTGGAATATTATGCAAAACCCGCAAACGGTTGCGTGAAACCGCAAATGTTTTTCGGTTACTTTTGACCAGGATTATATTAGAATAGACTCAAGACAAATTAAACGGCCTCGTTTTTTTGTAGGACATTCGTTGTCTGCAAAAGTCGTAGCCCGTTTATGGAGTCTTGTTTGTTTGTATGTATGTTGTTGAGCGTACATGCAAGGTGAACGAGGTTTGTCGTCATGGACTAATCGTTCACAAGTAATTCCCTCACTCAAAAGTTAACCAGTCGTCTCTTTTTGGCCAATGCCTCGATCGCATTGGCCCTTTTTTTATGCTTAAAACAGAAAACTAGCTCCGTTTCGTAATGTCGTAGGTTAGTCGGATTTTTTGTTTGCGAAGAAACAACCCAGACCAGAGCTTTTATACGAAAGGAGCTAGATGGTAGTAGGTTATCCAAAAGTTTGTGGACGTATACATGAAAGAAGCGATTGAATGAACCCTTATGCTATTCACTTGGCTTTTTATACGTAATCATATGCTCCTCATCTGTCATGTAAAAGTCCCGGTTGGGTCTTTCGTGGAGGAGACCGGCGTTTTCGAGCTTGAAGTAATTGACCTTTAAGTATGGGTCGTGCTCTATTACAGGGAGTTCTTTATTTTGCTGTATATAATGGTCAACGGCTCGTTGGACCAGGTCAAGGTCTAAGGCAAGTTGCTGGTCTTGTTCCTCGAATAGTTCATACGTTTCCTTCGACATGTAATAGGTGTTCTTTGGGATTCCTTTGAGGTAAGGAGCTAAGAGATTATAGTCGAGTGTGAGGTCTTCGTTAATAACCGTTCGTAGTTCGACTCCGTCCGGGAGGTGATCTGAAAATTCATGGATGGCTTTTCGGACTTCTTTAAGGGATAAATCTTTTATTTCAAGCTGCTCTTGATCTTCATTTTTCTTTTTCTTATTCCACCACATTTTGTGTCACTCCAATCTGATTAATTATATGGGGAGAGCGCAATCTAAGAGGGAGAGAAGGAGGTGTAAGTCATGGGAAATGGCCCTCTTACAGAGCTTGAAATCAATACATCGCTGAATCCTGACTTTGGGATGAATGATGATGGTTTTTTACTACATGCGAAGGATGTAGATGAATGGGAATTGCCGACTGACCCTGACTATTGCGGGGCGTAACCTCAGTATAACAGAAAAAATTACCATTATGTTTGATGCAGAAATTCAATTTCTGTCGGATTGTAAGTGATTCACTCCATATATGGATTATTTTGGTACAATGAAGGGGTAGTTGAAACCAAAAGAGAGGATGAAGGTATGGATATGTGGAAAGAGAGGTACGAAGTGTCTCCGTTCACGCAAGCTGTTCTGGCTGATGAAAGAGCAGATGGAAAAATGATCTCACTTGTGATGGAGGGAGAGGAATCCTTTTATGTGAATCAATCGCCAAAGCACATTGTGGATTATGCATGTAAATACTTTGGATCGAGTTTGAAAGGTCGACAAGCCGGAACAAGAGATGTAACCGGTATTACACACAAAGCCCCAATCGCCATTGACCCAATGAGCGGTATGTATTTCTTCCCTACGATTTCTCCTCAAAATGTAAATTGCTCCTGGATTGCTCATTCCCATGTGGACATGATTGAACCTGCCGGCCATCAGCAGACACGGTTAGTCTTTAAAAACCAACAATCCGTAATTTTAGATGTATCTAAAGGGACGATCTGGAATCAGATTCAGCGTACAGCCCAGTTCCGATACAAATTAAACGACCGCTTGCAATATGTCTCAAAGCCTCAATTTGACCATGTTGCTGAGCCCCCTTTGTTTCATCCGAAAGCCTAATAGACAGTAGAGACGCCACTTCTGGCGTCTCTTTTCTTTTTTAGAGGGTGCTTTTCCTGGAATAGTGGGGTTAAGAAGATTCTTCCGTACTGCTAGCCAGTTTCCCGTGAGTGGGCTGCATCACTTTCCGCATTAATTCATACATAATCGTTTCGACGTGTTTCCGAATGGCTGGGTTAAAGTAATTTCGTTTTTCTTCGTGACTCCCTGAAATAAACAGGTAAGAGGAGAATGATTCATTTTTGGATAGGAGCATCACATCGAGTTGGCGAGATTTCATTAGGCCTCTTAAATACCTTCGTTCTGATTTTGCCTTATGGGCCATTTTTCGTAACAATTCCATATAAGGTTCTTTAATTTTGAATGACCCTTGTTCTATGGTGTGCGTGTCTTTCTCGATGACGAGAATGGCCATGGATAAGAAGAGGAACCTTGAGGCAAGCTCTCGATCTTCTTCACTTAAGTACCGCATGTTCGTTCCCTCCTGTAATGAGAACATATGTTCTATTATAACGTAATTTTATGAAGAAACAAATAGATGTATGTTGGAAATGGTATCCATGTTGTAAAAAAACATGTTCGAGATGGGGGAAGTAGGTTTCTTTTCACAACATTGTGGCTACCATTTATAATAAGATTATGATTGTTTTGATAAATGAGCAGAGCATTGGAAAAGGCGATCCTTATTGAAGCTTATATCGCTGTTAGGAGTTAGAATGATGAATATTCAAGACTTGGACTTAGAAGCGTTAAAACA
The nucleotide sequence above comes from Pontibacillus chungwhensis. Encoded proteins:
- a CDS encoding ABC transporter ATP-binding protein, with translation MLNLKQIEKTFYKGTPDEKRAIDGVSLTLEEGDFLTVIGSNGAGKSTLLNLIAGVLFPDQGLMAVDDLNMTYLPEHKRSKWIGRVFQDPMAGTAPHMTIEENLTLALGRTKKRGLGRGVSAARKKEFKKLLQDMNVNLHDRLNTQVGLLSGGERQALSLLMATFTEPRILLLDEHTAALDPARAEHITSITRDVVDKHQLTTLMVTHDMEQALSLGNRLIMMDEGKIIFHADAEEKKQLTVADLLEAFQKARGKSLADDKTLLQK
- a CDS encoding SCO family protein, coding for MQKKWYIVFISLLVIGIGLGISYLQFWRDAGVQLPTGVAMNTAQGEEYDLASMDEKVRIVEFMYTKCPDVCPLTTQRMMHLKEQFKDKGVYGDQVEFVTVTIDPENDTNERLQEYMKSFGASEDPSWIFLRGSVEDTKKLAEPFRFLFKDNGTDYLVHTSYAYLLDKDNYLVGKFPMGEAFNKDQVYNTVMDLVN
- a CDS encoding M48 family metallopeptidase; this encodes MKKLIGAYGIFLVLLWVYFGWFYEVDTYVDSRYAAYRHAYSFTVLTFPWIVLLAFILSGWHKGMLSRIENRLKRRWIQSFSFGLILMAVIQLLSLPLDALGFAMSKNADISNQPVLDWIVEWSIQSGFFIVMVAVLITVFRSLIRKFPNRWWLVLWLISLPIAFFIIYVQPIWIDPLFEDFTSLESGGLKDSIVELAGEAGIDENHIYQVNMSEKTSTYNAYVTGIGAQKRIVLWDTMLTGMSQNEVLFILAHEIAHYVKHHVYIGVAGYVLLSFVLLWSLSALYSVLYRNAHDRLQLRDRSDLRAVPVLLLLVTLLMFVTQPINLYVSRYMERSADRYAIDHTENLQPALESYQALARESKSDLSPSNWIVWLRYTHPPLGERIERIRTEMMEREQGD
- a CDS encoding DUF3939 domain-containing protein, with protein sequence MWWNKKKKNEDQEQLEIKDLSLKEVRKAIHEFSDHLPDGVELRTVINEDLTLDYNLLAPYLKGIPKNTYYMSKETYELFEEQDQQLALDLDLVQRAVDHYIQQNKELPVIEHDPYLKVNYFKLENAGLLHERPNRDFYMTDEEHMITYKKPSE
- a CDS encoding competence protein ComK, which gives rise to MDMWKERYEVSPFTQAVLADERADGKMISLVMEGEESFYVNQSPKHIVDYACKYFGSSLKGRQAGTRDVTGITHKAPIAIDPMSGMYFFPTISPQNVNCSWIAHSHVDMIEPAGHQQTRLVFKNQQSVILDVSKGTIWNQIQRTAQFRYKLNDRLQYVSKPQFDHVAEPPLFHPKA